From Sphingobium sp. RAC03, a single genomic window includes:
- a CDS encoding NADH-quinone oxidoreductase subunit C produces the protein MGHSAPRIATIDGIAQEIEALLGSMLIETVDHVDELTFTVLRDALPQALTLLRDQAHYQQLMEIAGVDYPDRPERFEVVYHLLSVTRNHRVRVKVSTDEDMPVPTVTHLWPVAGWLEREVFDMYGVVFDGNTDLRRILTDYGFKGHPQRKDFPLTGYVELRYSEEDKRVVYEPVKLAQDFRSFDFMSPWEGAEYILPGDEKAPQAPGAPTPAPAAPPPPAAPKGDPAASTPKTTEKKADTGAGEAANKASQVKSEDASTKAASATDEGEGVAKPEDKA, from the coding sequence ATGGGCCATTCCGCACCCCGGATCGCGACCATCGATGGGATCGCGCAGGAAATCGAGGCCCTGCTGGGTTCGATGCTGATCGAAACCGTCGATCATGTCGATGAACTGACCTTTACCGTACTGCGCGACGCGCTGCCGCAGGCGTTGACGCTATTGCGGGATCAGGCGCACTATCAGCAGCTGATGGAGATTGCGGGCGTCGATTATCCCGACCGTCCCGAACGGTTCGAGGTCGTCTATCACTTGCTGTCCGTGACTCGGAACCATCGCGTCCGCGTGAAGGTGTCCACCGACGAGGATATGCCGGTGCCGACCGTCACGCACCTCTGGCCGGTTGCCGGCTGGCTGGAGCGCGAAGTGTTCGACATGTATGGTGTCGTGTTCGACGGCAATACCGACTTGCGCCGCATCCTTACCGATTATGGGTTCAAGGGCCATCCGCAGCGCAAGGACTTTCCGCTGACCGGCTATGTGGAGCTGCGCTATTCCGAGGAAGACAAGCGCGTCGTCTATGAGCCGGTGAAGCTGGCGCAGGATTTCCGCAGCTTCGACTTCATGTCGCCGTGGGAAGGCGCGGAATATATATTGCCCGGCGACGAAAAGGCGCCACAGGCCCCCGGCGCGCCGACGCCCGCACCGGCTGCCCCTCCGCCGCCTGCTGCGCCCAAGGGAGATCCCGCGGCATCGACGCCCAAGACGACCGAGAAGAAGGCCGACACCGGGGCTGGCGAAGCGGCGAACAAGGCCTCGCAAGTCAAGTCGGAAGATGCGTCGACCAAGGCGGCTTCGGCCACCGATGAAGGCGAAGGCGTCGCCAAGCCGGAGGACAAGGCGTAA
- a CDS encoding NuoB/complex I 20 kDa subunit family protein yields MGVELYNPAPGTLPPVGTQPDQDFFNSLNSEVNDKGFLVTSTEDLFTWARTGSLWWMTFGLACCAVEMIHVNMPRYDMERFGAAPRASPRQSDVMIVAGTLCNKMAPALRKVYDQMSEPKYVISMGSCANGGGYYHYSYSVVRGCDRIVPVDIYVPGCPPTAEALLYGVMQLQRKIRRIGTIER; encoded by the coding sequence TTGGGAGTAGAACTCTATAACCCGGCGCCCGGCACCTTGCCGCCCGTCGGGACTCAGCCCGATCAGGATTTCTTCAACTCGCTCAACAGCGAAGTGAATGACAAGGGCTTCCTCGTCACCTCGACGGAGGATCTGTTCACCTGGGCACGCACCGGTTCGCTGTGGTGGATGACCTTCGGTCTCGCCTGCTGCGCGGTCGAGATGATCCACGTCAACATGCCGCGCTACGACATGGAGCGTTTCGGCGCCGCCCCGCGCGCCTCGCCGCGGCAGAGCGACGTGATGATCGTCGCGGGTACGCTGTGCAACAAGATGGCTCCCGCGTTGCGCAAAGTTTACGATCAGATGTCTGAACCGAAATATGTCATTTCCATGGGCAGCTGCGCCAATGGTGGGGGCTATTATCATTACAGCTATTCTGTAGTGCGCGGGTGCGACCGGATCGTGCCGGTCGACATCTATGTACCGGGTTGCCCGCCGACTGCCGAAGCGTTGCTCTATGGCGTGATGCAGTTGCAGCGTAAGATCCGCCGGATCGGGACGATTGAACGGTAA
- the ndhC gene encoding NADH-quinone oxidoreductase subunit A yields the protein MVDLAQYLPILLFLGIALLLSGTFVFLPMLVGRLTGAHKPDPAKLSEYECGFPAFEEPRSQYDVRFYLVAILFIIFDLEAAFLFPWAVSLDQIGWAGWATMMIFIAELVLGLVYAWKKGALDWE from the coding sequence TTGGTCGATCTTGCCCAATATCTGCCGATCCTGCTCTTTTTGGGGATCGCTTTGCTGCTGTCCGGCACGTTCGTTTTCCTGCCGATGCTGGTCGGTCGCCTGACCGGCGCGCATAAGCCGGACCCGGCCAAGCTCAGCGAGTATGAATGCGGCTTTCCCGCTTTCGAAGAGCCGCGCAGCCAATATGACGTGCGCTTTTATCTGGTGGCGATCCTCTTCATCATCTTCGATCTTGAAGCGGCATTCCTGTTTCCCTGGGCGGTTAGCCTCGACCAGATCGGCTGGGCCGGCTGGGCGACGATGATGATTTTCATAGCGGAACTGGTGCTCGGTCTCGTCTATGCGTGGAAGAAGGGAGCGCTCGATTGGGAGTAG
- a CDS encoding inositol monophosphatase family protein, giving the protein MASHSGLLTVMERAARKAGGKLRRDFGEVEHLQVSRKGPADFVSKADEQAEKTLVEELQRARPDWGFLLEEGGVIEGDPTKPRWIIDPLDGTTNFLHGIPHFAISIAVEEPLYGGKREITTGLIYQPFTDESYWAEKNRGAWRHDQRLRVSARRDLADCVISTGIPFMGHGDMGQWVRIFGAVAPSIAGIRRFGAASLDLAHVASGRYDGFWESGLQPWDVAAGMLLVREAGGFVSDFRGGEQMIERREVIAGNDAIHSKLHKLVANALR; this is encoded by the coding sequence ATGGCATCCCATTCAGGCCTTCTCACCGTCATGGAACGCGCCGCGCGCAAGGCGGGCGGCAAGCTGCGTCGCGACTTCGGCGAGGTCGAGCATCTTCAGGTGTCCCGCAAGGGACCGGCCGACTTCGTGTCGAAGGCCGACGAGCAAGCGGAAAAGACGCTGGTCGAGGAATTGCAGCGCGCCCGGCCCGACTGGGGCTTCCTGCTCGAAGAAGGCGGCGTGATCGAGGGCGACCCGACCAAGCCGCGCTGGATCATCGATCCGCTCGATGGCACCACCAATTTCCTGCACGGCATCCCGCATTTCGCCATCTCGATCGCGGTCGAGGAACCGCTTTATGGCGGCAAGCGCGAGATCACGACCGGCCTCATCTATCAGCCCTTCACCGACGAAAGCTATTGGGCGGAGAAGAATCGCGGCGCCTGGCGTCATGATCAGCGGCTGCGCGTTTCCGCGCGCCGTGACCTTGCTGATTGCGTCATCTCGACCGGCATTCCCTTCATGGGCCATGGCGACATGGGGCAGTGGGTGCGTATTTTCGGCGCGGTCGCACCGTCGATCGCGGGTATCCGCCGTTTCGGGGCCGCCTCGCTCGATCTCGCTCATGTGGCGTCGGGCCGCTATGATGGTTTCTGGGAAAGCGGTCTGCAACCCTGGGACGTCGCGGCCGGCATGCTGCTGGTGCGCGAAGCGGGCGGTTTCGTCAGCGATTTTCGCGGTGGCGAGCAGATGATCGAGCGCCGCGAGGTGATTGCGGGCAATGACGCCATCCACAGCAAATTGCACAAGTTGGTGGCAAACGCCCTGCGCTAA
- the efp gene encoding elongation factor P — translation MKISGVDIRPGNNIEYEGGLWRAVKIQHTQPGKGGAYMQVELKNLIDGRKNNVRFRSAESVERIRLDTKDFQYLYAEGDMLVFMDNETYEQINLPKELLGDAADFLQDGMEVTLEMYEERPISVQLPDTIEATVVEADAVVKGQTASASYKPAILDNGVRVMVPPHIVSGTRIVVDVYAREYVKRAD, via the coding sequence ATGAAGATCAGCGGCGTGGACATTCGTCCCGGCAATAATATCGAATATGAGGGCGGCCTGTGGCGCGCTGTCAAGATTCAGCACACCCAGCCCGGCAAGGGCGGTGCCTATATGCAGGTGGAGTTGAAGAACCTCATCGACGGCCGCAAGAACAATGTCCGTTTCCGCTCCGCCGAAAGCGTCGAGCGTATCCGGCTCGATACCAAGGATTTCCAATATCTCTATGCCGAAGGCGACATGCTCGTCTTCATGGACAATGAGACCTATGAGCAGATCAACCTGCCCAAGGAACTGCTCGGCGACGCCGCCGACTTCCTGCAGGACGGCATGGAAGTGACGCTGGAAATGTATGAGGAGCGCCCGATTTCGGTGCAGCTGCCCGACACCATCGAAGCGACGGTCGTGGAAGCCGACGCCGTGGTCAAGGGGCAGACCGCCTCGGCCAGCTACAAGCCCGCGATCCTTGACAATGGCGTCCGCGTCATGGTCCCCCCGCATATCGTCAGCGGCACCCGCATCGTCGTCGATGTGTACGCCCGCGAATATGTGAAGCGCGCGGACTAA
- a CDS encoding M23 family metallopeptidase, with the protein MPTTFPWRRWLWGAGAVALCVAFAHFCVQIVPAYAPLPNAKAPATQSISGALLIPVEGVPASALTDTFTQARALGERSHDAIDIMAARGRAVLAVADGRIDKIHWSDEGGRTVYQRAPDGRTLYYYAHLDRYAPGLREGQMVQRGQRIATVGSTGNADPGAPHLHFAIHRASPNTPWHGGNPINPYPLLTAL; encoded by the coding sequence ATGCCGACGACCTTTCCTTGGCGTCGGTGGCTATGGGGCGCGGGGGCGGTCGCGCTGTGCGTCGCCTTCGCGCATTTTTGCGTGCAGATCGTCCCAGCCTATGCACCGCTCCCGAATGCCAAAGCCCCTGCCACTCAGTCGATATCGGGCGCGCTGCTGATCCCGGTCGAAGGCGTGCCCGCGTCGGCGTTGACCGACACTTTCACCCAGGCCCGCGCTTTGGGCGAAAGATCGCATGATGCCATCGACATCATGGCGGCGCGAGGCAGGGCGGTGCTGGCTGTTGCCGATGGCCGGATCGACAAAATCCATTGGAGCGATGAGGGCGGGCGCACCGTCTATCAGCGCGCGCCCGATGGACGCACACTCTATTATTACGCGCATCTCGATCGCTATGCGCCGGGCCTGCGCGAGGGGCAGATGGTGCAGCGTGGCCAGCGGATCGCGACCGTGGGCAGCACCGGCAATGCCGATCCCGGTGCGCCGCACCTGCATTTCGCCATCCACCGAGCCAGCCCGAACACGCCTTGGCACGGCGGCAACCCCATCAATCCCTATCCATTGCTGACCGCGCTTTGA
- a CDS encoding L,D-transpeptidase family protein, producing the protein MLLLSALLCSACNVSVTDDNDSAPAADAAAPVNGTVAAPAAANEAYDFQVVREQNAWQADRIFQAQVQLDRWGFSPGVLDGKDGMSFKAAVRGFQEANKLPVTGNYDQKTAIALLEGEARPTTWLVRIPADFARGPFFDMPKGMTEKAGLPALTYRNLLEKLAERFHTTPEFLVSINPPGAKVGAGTTIRVPAIENQAVAQIEGDERGWGATLASLGVAKDQPQADHLVVDKSEGLLKVYDADNRLIAQFPATMGSEHDPLPLGEWTIKGVARNPDYHYNPALFWDAGATDEKAVLKPGPNGPVGVVWIDLSKDHYGIHGTPEPQTIGRTESHGCVRLTNWDAARLAQMVKPGTKAKFQA; encoded by the coding sequence ATGCTTTTGCTCTCCGCGCTGTTGTGCAGTGCGTGCAATGTGTCCGTCACCGATGACAATGACAGCGCGCCAGCGGCCGACGCCGCCGCACCGGTCAATGGCACTGTCGCTGCACCGGCTGCTGCTAACGAAGCCTATGATTTTCAGGTCGTAAGGGAGCAGAATGCTTGGCAGGCCGACCGCATTTTCCAGGCGCAGGTTCAACTCGACCGCTGGGGGTTCTCGCCCGGCGTACTGGATGGCAAGGATGGCATGTCGTTCAAGGCTGCGGTGCGCGGTTTTCAAGAGGCGAACAAACTACCCGTAACCGGCAACTATGACCAGAAAACCGCGATCGCGCTGCTGGAAGGCGAAGCGCGGCCGACCACCTGGCTGGTGCGCATCCCGGCCGACTTTGCGCGTGGTCCCTTTTTCGACATGCCCAAAGGGATGACTGAAAAGGCGGGGCTTCCGGCGCTGACCTACCGTAATTTGCTCGAAAAGCTCGCCGAGCGTTTCCACACTACGCCGGAATTTCTCGTCTCGATCAACCCGCCGGGCGCCAAGGTCGGTGCGGGCACCACCATTCGCGTGCCCGCGATCGAGAATCAGGCGGTGGCGCAGATCGAGGGTGACGAGCGCGGCTGGGGCGCGACGCTCGCCAGCCTTGGCGTCGCAAAGGATCAGCCGCAGGCCGATCATCTGGTCGTCGACAAGTCCGAGGGGCTGCTCAAAGTCTATGACGCCGACAATCGCCTGATCGCGCAGTTCCCCGCCACCATGGGGTCAGAGCATGATCCGCTGCCGCTGGGCGAATGGACGATCAAGGGCGTCGCCCGCAATCCCGACTATCATTACAACCCCGCACTCTTTTGGGATGCCGGGGCGACGGACGAGAAGGCGGTGTTGAAGCCTGGCCCAAACGGCCCGGTCGGTGTCGTGTGGATCGACCTGTCGAAGGATCATTACGGCATCCACGGCACGCCGGAACCCCAGACGATCGGCCGGACCGAAAGCCATGGCTGCGTCCGTTTGACCAACTGGGATGCCGCGCGACTGGCGCAGATGGTCAAGCCGGGGACCAAGGCGAAGTTCCAGGCGTAG
- the thiE gene encoding thiamine phosphate synthase codes for MTDFTDEELALDPHFADQFQTGFRPACQLYLISPPAIDADFAPRLAQALEGGKVAAFQLRLKGLDDHAIAALAPPLQAICAEHEVAFIVNDSIGLAKRLGADGVHLGQEDGDPRDARKQLGPNVQIGVTCHDSRHLAMEAGEAGADYVAFGAFFPTTTKETQHRAEPSILGWWTTLFELPCVAIGGVTAENAGPLVMAGADFLAVSSAVWDHPEGPKAGVAAFAEVLASKPPPPR; via the coding sequence ATGACCGATTTTACCGATGAAGAACTGGCGCTCGATCCGCATTTTGCCGATCAGTTCCAGACGGGCTTTCGCCCCGCTTGCCAACTTTACCTGATCTCGCCGCCCGCGATCGATGCGGACTTTGCGCCGCGCCTGGCGCAAGCGTTGGAAGGCGGCAAGGTTGCAGCGTTTCAGTTGCGGCTCAAGGGGCTGGATGATCACGCCATCGCCGCGCTCGCGCCGCCGCTGCAGGCGATCTGCGCCGAGCATGAAGTTGCCTTCATCGTCAACGACAGCATTGGCCTCGCCAAGCGGTTAGGCGCGGATGGCGTGCATCTGGGGCAGGAGGATGGCGACCCGCGCGATGCACGCAAGCAGCTTGGTCCGAATGTCCAGATCGGTGTGACCTGTCATGACAGCCGTCACCTGGCGATGGAAGCGGGCGAGGCGGGGGCCGACTATGTCGCCTTTGGCGCGTTTTTTCCGACCACGACTAAGGAAACGCAGCATCGTGCCGAACCCTCGATCCTGGGCTGGTGGACGACTTTGTTCGAACTGCCCTGCGTCGCGATCGGCGGCGTGACGGCGGAGAATGCCGGGCCGCTGGTGATGGCGGGCGCGGATTTCCTGGCGGTCAGCAGCGCGGTATGGGATCATCCCGAAGGCCCGAAGGCGGGCGTCGCCGCGTTCGCCGAGGTGCTGGCGAGCAAGCCCCCGCCGCCGCGTTGA
- a CDS encoding fructose bisphosphate aldolase, producing the protein MLDQTMKQKIADGEGFIAALDQSGGSTPKALKGYGIEEGAWANDEEMFGLIHAMRSRIITSPVFTGDKVLGAILFERTMDGTVDGKPTPQALIDKGVVPFIKIDKGLEDEANGVQLMKPNPDLDVLLHRAKALGVFGTKERSVVNLANREGIAAVVKQQFETGQQVLAAGLMPIIEPEVNIKSPERAEADAILLDELVKALDALPEDQQVMLKLSLPTKAGLFDPLVDHPRVLRVVALSGGFARPEACVELAKNRSIIASFSRALLNDLRHQMSDDEFNAALGEAIDEIHGASVAKTPVTA; encoded by the coding sequence ATGCTGGATCAGACCATGAAGCAGAAGATCGCCGACGGGGAGGGCTTCATCGCCGCGCTCGACCAGAGCGGTGGATCGACGCCCAAGGCGCTCAAGGGCTATGGCATCGAAGAGGGTGCCTGGGCCAATGACGAGGAAATGTTCGGCCTGATCCACGCGATGCGCAGCCGCATCATCACCTCGCCCGTATTCACCGGCGACAAGGTGCTGGGCGCGATCCTGTTCGAGCGCACCATGGACGGGACCGTCGATGGCAAGCCGACCCCGCAGGCGTTGATCGACAAGGGCGTCGTGCCCTTCATCAAGATCGACAAGGGGCTGGAAGACGAAGCCAATGGCGTCCAGTTGATGAAGCCGAACCCCGATCTCGATGTGCTGCTGCACCGCGCCAAGGCGCTGGGCGTATTCGGCACCAAGGAGCGTTCGGTCGTCAACCTCGCCAACCGCGAAGGCATCGCCGCCGTCGTCAAGCAGCAGTTCGAAACCGGGCAGCAGGTGTTGGCCGCCGGGCTGATGCCGATCATCGAGCCCGAAGTGAACATCAAGTCGCCCGAACGCGCCGAAGCCGACGCGATCCTGCTCGACGAACTGGTCAAGGCGCTCGACGCGCTGCCGGAAGACCAGCAGGTGATGCTGAAATTGTCGCTGCCGACCAAGGCTGGCCTGTTCGATCCGCTGGTCGATCATCCCCGCGTGCTGCGCGTCGTCGCGCTGTCGGGTGGCTTTGCCCGTCCCGAAGCCTGCGTCGAACTGGCCAAGAATCGTAGCATCATCGCCAGCTTCAGCCGCGCGCTGCTCAACGACCTGCGCCACCAGATGAGCGATGATGAGTTCAACGCGGCGCTCGGCGAAGCGATCGACGAAATCCACGGCGCATCGGTCGCCAAGACGCCGGTTACGGCCTGA
- a CDS encoding phosphoglycerate kinase, which yields MTKPFKTLDDMGDISGKAVLVREDLNVPMHEGSVSDDTRLRSAMPTVLELADRGAKVLILAHFGRPKGQKNPEFSLSKITRPLSQVLGREVQFIPDCAGQAAIDGIAVMRPGDIAILENTRFHAGEESNDPVLAKAMAAIADMYVNDAFSAAHRAHVSTEGIAHKLPAFAGRAMERELDALQVALGTPVKPVAAVVGGAKVSTKLDVLNHLVTKVDHLIIGGGMANTFLHARGVDVGKSLCEKDLADTAEAIFDKAEAAGCTIHLPYDVVVAKEFAANPPSVRTCNVHEVAADEMILDVGPAAVEALADVLKNCRTLVWNGPLGAFEIAPFDTATVALARTAAALTKEGQLTSVAGGGDTVAALNHAGAAADFTFVSTAGGAFLEWMEGKDLPGVKALMA from the coding sequence ATGACCAAGCCGTTCAAGACTCTCGACGATATGGGCGACATCAGCGGCAAGGCCGTGTTGGTGCGCGAAGACCTCAACGTGCCGATGCACGAAGGGTCGGTCAGCGACGACACCCGCCTGCGCTCGGCCATGCCGACCGTGCTGGAACTGGCCGATCGCGGCGCGAAGGTGCTGATCCTCGCCCATTTCGGCCGTCCCAAGGGCCAGAAAAACCCCGAATTTTCGCTGTCGAAGATCACCCGCCCCTTGAGCCAGGTGCTGGGCCGCGAAGTCCAGTTCATTCCCGATTGCGCCGGTCAGGCGGCGATCGATGGCATTGCGGTGATGCGCCCCGGCGACATTGCGATCCTGGAGAACACCCGTTTCCATGCGGGCGAAGAAAGCAACGACCCGGTGCTGGCCAAGGCGATGGCGGCGATCGCCGACATGTATGTCAACGACGCCTTCTCCGCCGCGCACCGTGCCCATGTTTCGACCGAGGGCATCGCCCACAAGCTGCCCGCCTTTGCCGGACGCGCGATGGAGCGTGAGCTGGATGCGTTGCAGGTCGCGCTGGGCACCCCGGTCAAGCCGGTCGCGGCAGTCGTGGGCGGGGCGAAGGTCTCGACGAAGCTCGACGTGCTCAACCATCTCGTCACCAAGGTCGATCATCTGATCATCGGCGGCGGCATGGCCAACACCTTCCTCCACGCGCGCGGGGTCGATGTCGGCAAGTCGCTGTGCGAGAAAGATCTGGCCGACACCGCCGAAGCGATTTTCGACAAGGCGGAGGCGGCCGGTTGCACCATCCATCTGCCCTATGATGTGGTGGTGGCCAAGGAATTCGCCGCCAACCCGCCATCGGTGCGGACGTGCAACGTGCATGAAGTTGCGGCGGACGAGATGATCCTCGACGTCGGCCCGGCCGCTGTCGAGGCGCTGGCCGATGTGCTGAAAAATTGCCGGACATTGGTATGGAACGGCCCGCTCGGCGCGTTCGAGATTGCGCCGTTCGACACCGCCACGGTCGCGCTGGCGCGCACGGCGGCGGCACTGACCAAGGAAGGCCAGTTGACCTCGGTCGCGGGCGGGGGCGATACCGTCGCCGCGCTCAACCATGCAGGCGCAGCGGCCGACTTCACCTTCGTATCGACCGCAGGCGGCGCGTTCCTAGAATGGATGGAAGGCAAGGACTTGCCCGGCGTCAAGGCGCTGATGGCCTGA
- the gap gene encoding type I glyceraldehyde-3-phosphate dehydrogenase, producing MATKVAINGFGRIGRLVARAILSRTDHDLELVSINDLGDAKANALLFKRDSVHGNWKGDVSVDGDFLVIDGKRIAVTAERDPANLPHAAQGVEIALECTGIFADKGKASAHLTAGAKRVIISAPATGVDKTIVFGVNHDALTADDIVISNASCTTNCLAPLAKVLHDAIGIERGFMTTIHSYTNDQNTLDQIHKDMRRARAAALSMIPTTTGAARAVGEVMPELKGKLDGSSVRVPTPNVSVVDLKFDAKRATSVEEVNALLKAASEAGPLKGVLGYSDEPLVSIDYNGDPRSSTVDSLETAVIDGTLVRVLSWYDNEWGFSNRMIDTSGVVAKFL from the coding sequence GTGGCAACGAAGGTAGCAATTAACGGTTTCGGACGTATCGGCCGCCTGGTGGCGCGCGCCATCCTCTCGCGCACCGACCATGACCTGGAACTGGTCAGCATCAACGATCTGGGCGACGCCAAGGCCAACGCGCTGCTGTTCAAGCGTGACTCGGTCCATGGCAATTGGAAGGGTGACGTCAGCGTCGACGGCGATTTCCTGGTCATTGACGGCAAGCGCATCGCCGTCACCGCCGAACGCGACCCCGCCAATCTGCCCCACGCGGCGCAGGGCGTTGAAATCGCGCTCGAATGCACTGGCATTTTCGCCGACAAGGGCAAGGCCAGCGCCCACCTGACCGCCGGAGCCAAGCGCGTCATCATCTCCGCGCCCGCGACCGGCGTGGACAAGACGATCGTGTTCGGCGTCAACCATGATGCGCTGACCGCCGACGACATCGTCATCTCGAACGCCAGCTGCACCACCAACTGCCTGGCCCCGCTCGCCAAGGTGCTGCACGATGCGATCGGCATCGAGCGCGGCTTCATGACGACGATCCACAGCTATACCAATGACCAGAACACGCTGGACCAGATCCACAAGGATATGCGCCGCGCCCGCGCCGCCGCCCTGTCGATGATCCCGACCACCACGGGCGCTGCCCGCGCTGTGGGTGAGGTTATGCCGGAGCTGAAGGGCAAGCTGGATGGCTCGTCGGTCCGCGTGCCGACCCCGAATGTGTCGGTGGTTGATTTGAAGTTCGACGCCAAGCGCGCCACGAGCGTCGAGGAAGTCAACGCGCTGCTCAAGGCCGCTTCGGAAGCAGGGCCGCTCAAGGGCGTGCTGGGCTATTCGGACGAACCCTTGGTCTCGATCGACTATAATGGCGACCCGCGCAGTTCGACCGTCGACAGCCTGGAAACCGCCGTCATCGACGGCACGCTGGTCCGTGTGCTCAGCTGGTACGACAATGAATGGGGCTTCTCCAACCGCATGATCGACACCAGCGGCGTGGTGGCGAAGTTCCTGTAA
- the tkt gene encoding transketolase → MTVTDKSLANAIRALSMDAVQAANSGHPGMPMGMADVATVLFSDYLKFDPTQPKWADRDRFVLSAGHGSMLIYSLLHLTGYARPTIEDIANFRQLHSPCAGHPENFELAGVEATTGPLGSGLATAVGMAIAERHLNAQFGDDLVDHRTWVIAGDGCLMEGINHEAIGLAGHLNLGRLIVLWDDNKITIDGAVDLSSSEDVRARYVATGWHVVSCDGHDVADVRRALAEAIADPRPSLVACATKIGYGSPNKAGTSGVHGSALGTDEVAAAREFLGWTAEPFVIPEDIAAAWKAIGAKGGEARTAWEARLASDEKGGEFARRMGGDLPADFSLEAYIDGLIAAPQKVATRKASELALGAINDLLPETLGGSADLTGSNNTKTKSTGPLTKDAYAGRYVYYGIREFGMACAMNGMALHGGVIPYGGTFLVFSDYMRGGIRLAALQQQRVIHVLTHDSIGLGEDGPTHQPIEHVMSLRMIPNLDVYRPADIVETAECWELALKDATGPSVLALTRQNLPQLRTEKSENLCAKGAYRLRAATGDRRVVIMATGSEVEIAVDTAKLLEEQGIGADVVSMPSWAHFEAQPQSYKDEVLPYDVLRVSIEAGTTFGWERHTGIGGLRFGIDSFGASAPAEALYDHFGLTAVKIAPQIVVALDN, encoded by the coding sequence ATGACCGTCACTGATAAGTCGCTCGCCAACGCCATTCGCGCGCTTTCCATGGACGCGGTGCAGGCCGCCAATAGCGGTCATCCGGGGATGCCGATGGGGATGGCCGATGTCGCGACGGTGTTGTTCAGCGATTATCTGAAATTCGATCCGACCCAGCCCAAATGGGCCGACCGCGACAGGTTCGTCCTGTCGGCCGGCCATGGCTCGATGCTGATCTACAGCCTGCTGCACCTGACCGGCTATGCGCGGCCGACGATCGAGGACATCGCTAATTTCCGCCAGTTGCACAGCCCCTGCGCCGGCCATCCTGAGAATTTCGAGCTGGCGGGCGTGGAAGCGACCACTGGCCCGCTTGGCTCCGGCCTCGCCACCGCCGTCGGCATGGCGATTGCCGAGCGGCACCTGAACGCGCAGTTCGGCGACGATCTGGTCGATCACCGGACCTGGGTGATTGCGGGCGACGGCTGCCTGATGGAAGGCATCAACCATGAGGCGATCGGCCTGGCCGGGCACCTGAACCTCGGTCGCCTGATCGTGCTGTGGGACGATAACAAGATCACCATCGACGGCGCGGTCGACCTGTCGAGCAGCGAAGATGTGCGCGCGCGCTATGTCGCCACCGGCTGGCATGTCGTGTCGTGCGACGGCCATGACGTTGCAGACGTGCGCCGCGCGCTGGCCGAAGCGATCGCCGATCCGCGTCCCTCGCTCGTCGCCTGTGCGACCAAGATCGGCTATGGTTCGCCCAACAAGGCGGGCACATCGGGCGTGCATGGCTCCGCGCTGGGTACGGACGAAGTCGCGGCCGCGCGCGAGTTTCTGGGCTGGACCGCCGAACCCTTCGTCATCCCCGAAGATATTGCCGCGGCCTGGAAGGCGATCGGCGCCAAGGGCGGCGAGGCGCGCACCGCATGGGAAGCCCGCCTCGCAAGTGACGAGAAGGGCGGCGAATTTGCCCGTCGCATGGGCGGCGACCTGCCCGCCGATTTCTCGCTCGAAGCCTATATCGACGGCCTGATCGCCGCGCCGCAGAAGGTCGCGACGCGCAAGGCGAGCGAATTGGCGCTGGGCGCGATCAACGACTTGCTGCCCGAAACGCTGGGCGGTTCGGCGGATCTCACCGGCTCCAACAATACCAAGACCAAGTCGACCGGCCCGTTGACCAAGGATGCTTATGCGGGTCGCTATGTCTATTATGGCATTCGCGAATTCGGCATGGCCTGCGCGATGAACGGCATGGCGTTGCATGGCGGCGTGATCCCCTATGGCGGCACTTTCCTGGTCTTTTCCGACTATATGCGCGGTGGCATCCGCCTCGCCGCGTTGCAGCAGCAGCGCGTCATTCATGTGCTGACCCATGACAGCATCGGCCTTGGCGAAGATGGTCCGACCCATCAGCCGATCGAGCATGTCATGTCGCTGCGCATGATCCCCAACCTGGACGTCTATCGCCCGGCCGACATCGTCGAGACGGCGGAATGCTGGGAACTGGCGCTCAAGGACGCGACCGGCCCATCGGTGCTGGCGCTGACCCGCCAGAACCTGCCGCAGTTGCGCACCGAAAAGAGCGAGAATCTGTGCGCCAAGGGTGCCTATCGCCTGCGCGCCGCGACCGGCGATCGCCGGGTGGTCATCATGGCCACCGGGTCGGAAGTCGAGATCGCCGTCGACACCGCCAAGCTGCTGGAAGAGCAGGGCATCGGCGCCGACGTCGTGTCGATGCCGAGCTGGGCGCATTTCGAGGCGCAGCCGCAATCCTACAAGGATGAGGTGCTGCCCTATGATGTGCTGCGCGTGTCGATCGAGGCGGGGACGACCTTCGGTTGGGAACGGCATACCGGTATTGGTGGGCTGCGCTTTGGCATCGACAGCTTCGGGGCGTCCGCGCCGGCCGAAGCGCTGTACGACCATTTCGGCCTGACCGCCGTGAAGATCGCGCCGCAGATCGTGGTCGCGCTCGACAACTAA